The following proteins are co-located in the Microbacterium immunditiarum genome:
- the rpsM gene encoding 30S ribosomal protein S13, which translates to MARLAGVDIPRDKRVVIALTYIYGIGRTRSNEILKATGIDENIRVKDLHDDQLIALRDYIDASYKVEGDLRREVAADIRRKVEIGSYEGLRHRRGLPVRGQRTKTNARTRKGPKRTVAGKKKAGRK; encoded by the coding sequence ATGGCACGTCTCGCCGGCGTCGACATCCCGCGCGACAAGCGCGTGGTCATCGCCCTGACCTACATCTACGGCATCGGCCGTACCCGCTCGAACGAGATCCTCAAGGCGACGGGCATCGATGAGAACATCCGTGTGAAGGACCTTCACGACGACCAGCTCATCGCCCTTCGCGATTACATCGACGCCAGCTACAAGGTGGAGGGTGACCTTCGCCGTGAGGTTGCCGCAGACATCCGCCGCAAGGTCGAGATCGGCTCGTACGAGGGCCTCCGCCACCGCCGCGGCCTCCCTGTGCGCGGTCAGCGGACCAAGACGAACGCGCGCACCCGCAAGGGCCCGAAGCGCACGGTCGCCGGCAAGAAGAAGGCCGGCCGCAAGTAA
- a CDS encoding DsbA family protein → MAQARKVNWFAIWVSVAVVVALVAVAVLVVWLNNPSTDAGEAPDAPNISAETGAIAVGDGGDSLDTYIDFMCPICNQFEQAYGPSIQELVDDGTITLNIHPISILDRYSQGTEFSTRAANAMYCVAEADADASVPFMQAMFENQPAEGTSGLTDQALLDIASGVGVSGIDSCVNDGRYSGFVAAMTEQTPVQPGAAGIATPTIAVNGEVIANSELPAPAELRSLFE, encoded by the coding sequence ATGGCGCAGGCACGCAAGGTCAACTGGTTCGCGATCTGGGTGAGCGTCGCGGTCGTCGTCGCTCTCGTCGCGGTCGCGGTGCTCGTCGTGTGGCTGAACAACCCGTCGACGGACGCGGGCGAGGCGCCGGATGCCCCGAACATCAGCGCCGAGACGGGCGCGATCGCCGTCGGCGACGGCGGCGACTCGCTCGACACCTACATCGACTTCATGTGCCCGATCTGCAACCAGTTCGAGCAGGCGTACGGGCCATCGATCCAGGAGCTCGTCGACGACGGCACGATCACGCTCAACATCCACCCGATCTCGATCCTCGACCGCTACTCGCAGGGCACGGAGTTCTCGACGCGCGCCGCGAACGCGATGTACTGCGTCGCCGAGGCGGATGCCGACGCATCCGTCCCCTTCATGCAGGCGATGTTCGAGAACCAGCCCGCCGAGGGGACGAGCGGCCTGACCGACCAGGCGCTCCTCGACATCGCGTCGGGGGTCGGCGTGAGCGGCATCGACTCGTGCGTCAACGACGGCCGCTATTCGGGCTTCGTCGCCGCGATGACGGAGCAGACGCCGGTTCAGCCCGGCGCCGCCGGCATCGCCACGCCGACCATCGCGGTCAACGGCGAGGTCATCGCGAACTCCGAGCTGCCTGCTCCGGCCGAGCTGCGCTCGCTCTTCGAGTAG
- the rpsK gene encoding 30S ribosomal protein S11, which yields MAQAKSAARKPRRKEKKNIALGHAHIKSTFNNTIVSITDPSGAVISWASSGGVGFKGSRKSTPYAAGMAAESAARQAQEHGVKKVDVFVKGPGSGRETAIRSLQAAGLEVGSIQDVTPQAHNGCRPPKRRRV from the coding sequence ATGGCACAGGCCAAGTCCGCTGCGCGCAAGCCGCGCCGCAAGGAGAAGAAGAACATCGCGCTGGGCCACGCCCACATCAAGTCGACGTTCAACAACACGATCGTCTCGATCACCGACCCGTCGGGCGCCGTCATCAGCTGGGCGTCGTCGGGTGGCGTGGGCTTCAAGGGCTCGCGCAAGTCGACGCCGTACGCCGCAGGCATGGCCGCGGAGTCCGCTGCCCGCCAGGCGCAGGAGCACGGCGTCAAGAAGGTCGACGTCTTCGTGAAGGGCCCCGGCTCGGGTCGCGAGACGGCGATCCGCTCGCTGCAGGCTGCCGGCCTCGAGGTGGGCTCGATCCAGGACGTGACGCCGCAGGCGCACAACGGCTGCCGTCCCCCCAAGCGCCGCCGCGTCTGA
- a CDS encoding adenylate kinase, with amino-acid sequence MAAQAHESGARRATRLLIVGPQGSGKGTQGVRIAEAFGIPAISTGDVFRGAVAAGTDLGRQVQAIIAAGDLVSDELTSKVVRERLEKEDAADGFLLDGYPRNIAQVRDLDAFLEGRGEALDAVIELSVPREESIARLSLRAKEQGRTDDTEEVIANRLAIYERETAPILGVYRTRGVVDEIDGTGTLDEVTDRIVGALEARGLIRTAAA; translated from the coding sequence ATGGCTGCACAGGCTCACGAGTCGGGCGCGCGGCGGGCCACCCGCCTGCTCATCGTCGGCCCCCAGGGGTCGGGCAAGGGCACCCAGGGCGTCCGCATCGCGGAGGCGTTCGGCATCCCGGCGATCTCGACGGGCGACGTCTTCCGCGGCGCGGTCGCGGCCGGCACCGACCTCGGTCGCCAGGTGCAGGCGATCATCGCGGCGGGCGACCTCGTCTCGGATGAGCTGACGAGCAAGGTCGTCCGCGAGCGCCTCGAGAAGGAGGACGCCGCCGACGGCTTCCTGCTCGACGGGTACCCGCGCAACATCGCTCAGGTGCGCGACCTCGACGCGTTCCTCGAGGGGCGCGGCGAGGCCCTCGACGCCGTCATCGAGCTCAGCGTGCCGCGCGAGGAGAGCATCGCGCGCCTCTCGCTGCGCGCGAAGGAGCAGGGCCGCACCGACGACACCGAAGAGGTGATCGCGAACCGCCTCGCGATCTACGAGCGCGAGACGGCGCCGATCCTCGGCGTCTACCGCACGCGCGGCGTCGTCGACGAGATCGACGGCACCGGGACCCTCGACGAGGTGACGGACCGCATCGTCGGCGCGCTCGAAGCGCGCGGCCTCATCCGCACGGCCGCCGCCTGA
- the rpmJ gene encoding 50S ribosomal protein L36, with product MKVNPSVKPICDHCKVIRRHGRVMVICKSNPRHKQRQG from the coding sequence ATGAAGGTCAACCCCTCCGTCAAGCCCATCTGCGACCACTGCAAGGTCATCCGCCGCCACGGTCGCGTGATGGTCATCTGCAAGTCGAACCCGCGTCACAAGCAGCGCCAGGGCTGA
- the infA gene encoding translation initiation factor IF-1, whose product MAKKDGVIEIEGTVSEALPNAMFRVELTNGHKVLATISGKMRQNYIRIIPEDRVVVELSPYDLTRGRIVYRYR is encoded by the coding sequence ATGGCCAAGAAAGACGGTGTCATCGAGATCGAGGGCACGGTGTCTGAAGCGCTTCCCAACGCGATGTTCCGCGTTGAGCTGACGAACGGACACAAGGTGCTCGCCACGATCTCCGGAAAGATGCGGCAGAACTACATCCGCATCATCCCGGAGGACCGCGTCGTCGTGGAGCTCAGCCCCTACGACCTCACCCGCGGCCGCATCGTCTACCGCTACCGCTAG
- the map gene encoding type I methionyl aminopeptidase: MSFRRSIYKSPAQLRAMVEPGLITAEALAAVRELIRPGVTTLELDAAASRVISGRGARSNFQLVRGYRHTICASVNQQVVHGIPGDRVLEPGDIVSIDAGAEYKGWNGDSAITVVVPDPSRPDIVVERERLSEVTEGSLWAGIAALATARHLAEIGAAVQEYIEANAPDGGYGILREYVGHGIGRKMHESPSVFNYRVADPGPEIRPGLALAIEPMVVAGDHTTFVEDDDWTVSTVDGSPGSHWEHSVAVHDGGIWVLTAPDGGAAGLAPFGVTPAPIA; this comes from the coding sequence GTGTCGTTCCGCCGCTCGATCTACAAGTCGCCCGCTCAACTGCGGGCGATGGTCGAGCCTGGGCTCATCACGGCCGAGGCGCTCGCCGCGGTGCGTGAGCTGATCCGCCCGGGCGTCACGACGCTCGAGCTCGACGCCGCGGCTTCGCGGGTCATCTCGGGCCGCGGGGCACGCTCGAACTTCCAGCTCGTGCGCGGCTACCGTCACACGATCTGCGCGTCTGTCAACCAGCAGGTCGTGCACGGCATCCCGGGCGACCGCGTGCTCGAGCCCGGCGACATCGTGTCGATCGACGCCGGCGCGGAGTACAAGGGCTGGAACGGCGACTCCGCGATCACCGTCGTCGTGCCCGATCCGTCGCGGCCCGACATCGTGGTCGAGCGCGAGCGGCTGTCCGAGGTGACCGAGGGGTCCCTGTGGGCGGGCATCGCGGCGCTCGCGACGGCGAGGCACCTCGCCGAGATCGGCGCCGCCGTGCAGGAGTACATCGAGGCGAACGCCCCGGACGGCGGTTACGGCATCCTCCGCGAGTACGTCGGCCACGGCATCGGCCGCAAGATGCACGAGTCGCCGTCGGTGTTCAACTACCGCGTCGCCGATCCCGGACCCGAGATCCGTCCGGGACTCGCGCTCGCGATCGAGCCCATGGTCGTCGCCGGCGACCACACGACGTTCGTCGAGGACGATGACTGGACCGTCTCGACCGTCGACGGCTCGCCCGGCTCACACTGGGAGCACAGCGTCGCCGTGCACGATGGCGGCATCTGGGTGCTCACCGCTCCCGACGGCGGCGCTGCCGGTCTCGCCCCGTTCGGCGTCACGCCGGCGCCGATCGCCTAG